Below is a genomic region from Corallococcus exiguus.
AGGAGCGCTACCGCGCCGGCTTCTCCCTGCTCCAGGACGCCGGGGACCCTCGGGTGCGCCTCATCTGAGGATTCAGCGCACCACCGCCATTTCAGCGCGTCATCGCGCGCATCCAGGGCTGTCCGCTCCACCGCGAACTGGCCACCGCCGCGCCTTCGGATGAATGACTCCTGGATGTTCGCCGTCACGGAGCTGGCCGCATTGAGGGTGAACGTGCAGCTTGGGGTCTTCGCACCCGCGCTGCTACAGGCTCCGGACCCGATGGCGCTCCGTCCGATGGTGGGGTCCCAGAAATGGGAGTTGTCCAGCTATTCCATTGCGCGTTCCAGACCTGGAGGTCGTGGACATTCTGCCGCGCGTCGTGAATGCCTCGAAGGGGAAACGGAGCGGCGGCTGACCGCTGCAGGCACGAATTGCAAGCAATTGCGACGCTCGACCGCGCGAAATTTCCTCGCATGAAATTCGTTCACACCCAACTCAACTCAAAGTCGCTGGCGACGACAATCCGGACAGAGCTCTCTTCCCCCATAAAGGCCCGCCATGTTCTCCATCAAGTTCGACCGGCCCATCTCGCAACCCGTTGCATCCGCCGAGAGCGCCCCGCCTCCGCCCCCACCTCCGGCCCGGCCCGCGGCGCCGGTGGACCGCTTCGAGCAGCCCGCGACCCGCTTCAACGCGCTTTCCGGACTGCCACCCCCGCCCGCGGCGGCGGCCTCTCCGGAGCAGGCCCAGCAGGACGCCGGCAAGGTCGCGAATGCCTATCGGGACGACGGCGCCGCCAAGGCGACCAAGACCTTGACCGAGTTGGTGAAGAAGCACCCGAATGATCCAGCCTACGTGGACGCGCTGATCCGTTCCTCGGATGAAACGCTGAAGAAGGTGACCGCCGAGCTGACGGACCGGGCCCTGCACGGCACTCCCTTCAAGTCCTTCGGTGCTGACCTCAAGGCCGTCGACATGCTCACGCGGCTCACCACGGTCGCCGAGGCGGCCACCCCCGCGGGCCGGGAGCAGCTTGGCGCGCGACTCGCGCAGGCGGTGCCGGACACGAAGGACGCGGGCAAGGTCGCGGAGCTGTTCGAGTTCCTGGCGAAGAGCGGCCATGGTGCGCTCATCGACCCGACAATGAAGGTGCTGGACACCACCAGGCCCAAGGCCGCCGCCGAAATGACGGAGGTGCGGCTCCAGCAGGTCGACCGATCCAAGGACAAGCTGGAGGATGCGCAGAAGAAGGCGGCGGAGATGGATACCCGCCTGCAGACCGACCTCGCCCAGTTCGGACAGGCCCTCACGGACGAGCAGGTCACCTCCTATACGCAGGCGTTCCGGGAGAAGCACGCGGACGTCTACGCCGCGGTCCGCACGGCCTCCGACGATCTGGCCGGAGTGCTGGACCGCAACCACGGGGCGCTGGAGGCCGCCGGAGCAGGTGGGAACAAGAAGGCCGCCACCCGGCTCTATGACGGATACAAGGCGCTGACGCTGACCCCTGGACACGCGGGAGAGGCGGTCCAGTGGCTGGGCCGTGTCGCCCATGAACCCGCGGAGCGCAACCCCTTCTTCAAGACGCTGGAGGAGGGCAAGGGCAAGGGCTTCCAGGAGAAGGTGCGCGACGAATTCCTCGCACCCGCGATGCCCCGGATGCAGGCGGAGTTGATTGCCCGGAACGCCCAGACGCCGGACGGCGCCGAGGCCCAGGCACTGCTCTCCGAGCAGACCTCCGCGCTGCTCACTCCGCTCCAGGGGGCCGCGGCGCTGACGCTGCTCGGGACCGGCATCCAGGACCTGTACGACGTCGTCGACATGCGGAGCACCGGGGCCCCCGACCTGCAGGACTTCCACCGCTACAAGCTGCTCACGGGATGGAGTGACAAGAACCCGTTCATGAAGTCACTCGCCGTGATGGGGGTGGTCCAGAGCGGCTTCGGCGCGGGGGATTCCTTCGCCCATGGAAAGATCGCGGACGGGATCCGCAACTCGGCCGCCTTCGCCGAGGGCGGGCTGGAGCTGACCTCCGGGGTGCTTGCCACCATCACGCATGCAGGCTGGACGCCCGCGGCCGGCGGCGGAATCACCCACAACGTGACGGGGTGGGCGCAGAAGCTGACACCCACGTTGGGGCTGGTCGCGGACGGGCTTCAGATGAGCCTCGACTACAAGGCAGCCATGGCCGACAAGTCGAACCCGGGCCGGTGGCTCGAGATGGGAGGAACGGGGCTCGCGGTCGCGGGTGACTTCTGCATGTACGCGCCGGGCGTCGGCACCGGCGCCGGCCTGCTGCTCAAGTCCCTGGGCCTCGCGGTCAATGGAATTGGCGGCGTGGTTTCGAAAGTCATCGACGGCGGCAAGGACAAGAAGAAGCTTTCCGAGGAGCAGCGCGACCTGCTCATCAAGGCCACGGGACTGGGCAAGAAGGACGCGATGGAGCTGGTGAAGACAGGCCCGGATGACCTCGTGCGGCTGCGAGAACTGGGCCTCGACGCGAAGCAGCTCCAGGAGCTGGTGTCGGATCCCCGGATCAAGATGGATTCGTTCGAGCCCGCCGTGCTGGCCAAGGCGGCGATCGCCTATGGCCTCAAGGGCCAGGACGTCATCGACCTCTTCAAGTCCGCCAAGAACGAGGACGCGGCCCTGAAGCTCAGCCAGGCCCTTCGGATCCTCATCCACGCGGAAGGCGACATCGGAGATCCCCGGTCCCTGGACACCTTCCGGGCCACCGTCCGCGGCGCGCTGGGTCGCGACTCCGCGGGGAAGGCCATCCTCGCGGTGCTCGAGCGCGGCACCCACAACCGGAACATCGACTTCGACGCCTTCAACCGGATCGACGTGGCCATCAACGGCGAGGGGGGAAAACTCGGGCTCTGAGCGGAGCCCGCGCTTCCCCAGCCCATGCCCCTCAGAGGAGATGCCCGGGGCGTAGCGCTCAGCGCCGCGCGAGCCGGGCCTCGGCCGCCTTGAGGACGTGCTCCTTGAGCAGGTAGCCGAAGCCCGCGTTGCGCAGTCGGACGATGAGCTCGTCCCGGGTCGTCTTGAGCTGCTCGGCGGTGCGCTCCAGGCTCCAGCCCCCCTGCGCGAGCTGCTTGAGCAGGTAGGCCCGGCGCGTCTGCGCCGCCGAGAGCCGGTAGGTCTTGAGGTACTCGACCGTGCCGTCGCCGCGCAGGATGGCCTCACCCATGTGATTCTCCTCCGAGGGCGACAGGCCCGTGATGAAGCGCTGGAGGTGGAAGGGACCGGCCTCGTAGACGGGGGAGGTGACCACCTCGGCGCCGATGATGCCCTCGGCCATGAAGCCCATGAAGTCCGCCCAGTCCGCGCGCATGCGCTCGATGGCGGCCCGCAGCTCCTGCATCGAGTTCACCCGTGCATCCTCCACGCCCAGCCCCAGCACGGGCACGTCTCCAAGGAAGCCGTACTGCACGAGCAGATCCCCGTAGAAGTCCTTGAGCAGGGCCCGGTGCAGGGCGCGATAGTCCTCGGGGTGCGAGACGATGGCGCAGGAGAGCAGCGCGTCCGCCTGGAAGATGAGCATGCCCACCTGGCGCTCGTGCAGCTCGAAGATGCGCAGCGCCTCCGCGAAGGCCGCGCTGGCCCAGCCCGAGTAAGCCCACTCGCTCCGGGGGTTGAGCCCCTGGGAGAGGGCCTCCTGGGAGTACTCGTTCCACGCCACCTGCGGCCCGCCGAAGTACAGCGCGAGGAAGCCCTCCATCGTCAGGTGCATGGGGAGCAGCGAATAGGAGGGATGGGGGCCCTGTTGAGGGGGAGGGAGGATGCAGAGGGGCCGAGGAGGGCCGCTGACGGGGCCGCCCGAGCGATGCTCCCGGCCGGTGGACAGGCCGCTTGAGCCCCTTGGGGCACACGCCTGCCCAGGCCGCGCTCCCATCAGGTGCGTGGCAGGAGCCTGGGCCTGTTGGCTGTCTTGAGCCTCAACACCACGCGGCCTGGGGTGGCCCTCGTGCCGGGGCCAACCTCGCACATGCCGTGGGCAAGCCCAGGTGCTCCAGAATCGCCCGCACCCCGGGGGCCCCCTTCACGTACGCCAAGACCCGCCGCCTGCCTCCACACCTCACGCAGGCGAACACGTCGAAGTCAACGTCCTCCTGAGCAACTCCGCCCAGTCCACTCGCGGGGTCCTCTCCTTCATCCGCTCCTTCTTGGCCGCTGCCTCAAGCCCCGCGCTCGCCTCCTCCGCACCTGCTTGAGGGAACATCGCGCTGGAGGCGGGCTACTGCGACCAGAGCCACCTGACGCGCGAGTTCCGCCGCCTGCACGTCACCCCGGCGGAGTACCGGCGGCTGGCGGGACGTGCATCCGGTTCCACGCGGTAGGTTTCGTCCAAGACGGCGCCAGGTGCGCGGGCCTATCTCCCGGGCATGACCCTGGAAACGCCTTTCTTCCGACGCGCCGTGGCCCTGTT
It encodes:
- a CDS encoding ARPP-2 domain-containing protein gives rise to the protein MHLTMEGFLALYFGGPQVAWNEYSQEALSQGLNPRSEWAYSGWASAAFAEALRIFELHERQVGMLIFQADALLSCAIVSHPEDYRALHRALLKDFYGDLLVQYGFLGDVPVLGLGVEDARVNSMQELRAAIERMRADWADFMGFMAEGIIGAEVVTSPVYEAGPFHLQRFITGLSPSEENHMGEAILRGDGTVEYLKTYRLSAAQTRRAYLLKQLAQGGWSLERTAEQLKTTRDELIVRLRNAGFGYLLKEHVLKAAEARLARR